The genomic region ATTGGCATTATTAACAATTAATGATATGAATTTATTAATAATGCTTTTGCTACTTGAGGCGCTGCAGGGAAATTCATCGATGCCCATCAATGCATCAATGATTTATATCGGCAGTGCATTCTCAATCACGGTATACCAATTATCATTTAAAAACGTCACAGGCTACCTAATGACTCCTCAGGGTATTTACGAGGGCACCTTCGTGGGACTACTTAAGGTGGGTAATCTAACGTACATAGGTACATACCACGGCTTAATAAGTCACTCATTATTCATAGGGTATTTCACGCCCATAATTGCCTATGAGTCCGTGTCAATACCCACGGTATTAATGCCGGGTAATTACACGGGTTTTGAGGCCATTGCGCAGTCTAAGGTGCCTGTCTACTTAAGGTACCTGGTCTTTAATGAGTATAGCAATGGGACCTTGGTGAATACGCTATCTTTAATCAGCGTCAATACTACGAAACCACCATTAACCATATGGTTCAATAATGGCTATGATTGTGTTGAGTATTCCATAAACATAACATTCAATGAGCCCATGAAGATAATACCAATACCAGTCATTGTTAATACGCAGCCGCCAATATCGTACTTCGTGAGTAACGTATCAATAATAGGCGTATACCCACAAACGGAATTAACGTTACTTGAGCCAGGTGACGTCGTTGTTGCTGAATCACCAATTAGTGAGGCGAATTATACCATGTATGTTTGCAGGAAGATTATGAGCACTAGTAATTCCAACTTCCTGTATGTAATTGAGTATCTAGGTCCTACCGGTATTTCATTATCGAATTCCATCATCACGAGAATATTCGGCATTGAAAGACCGAACAATTTAATCTCAGTGGTCAATAGGGTATTCTATGTGCTAACTAGTGGTAGGTACGTGGTCATTACGTATTCCGTGGGTCCAAATAATCTACTTAATACCGGTAAAGGCTCAATAATTGACTTTACCGCACTTGCGATGGCAGTATTAAGAAGTTACGGCATACCAACTCGAGTGGTTCTTGGTTTTTACGGCGTCAGTATTGGTAATAATACCTACGTCTTTAGCCCAGAAACAAATATTCTATGGGATGAGTCATTCGTTAACGGCTGGGTTATGTTTACCC from Vulcanisaeta distributa DSM 14429 harbors:
- a CDS encoding transglutaminase-like domain-containing protein, producing MNLLIMLLLLEALQGNSSMPINASMIYIGSAFSITVYQLSFKNVTGYLMTPQGIYEGTFVGLLKVGNLTYIGTYHGLISHSLFIGYFTPIIAYESVSIPTVLMPGNYTGFEAIAQSKVPVYLRYLVFNEYSNGTLVNTLSLISVNTTKPPLTIWFNNGYDCVEYSINITFNEPMKIIPIPVIVNTQPPISYFVSNVSIIGVYPQTELTLLEPGDVVVAESPISEANYTMYVCRKIMSTSNSNFLYVIEYLGPTGISLSNSIITRIFGIERPNNLISVVNRVFYVLTSGRYVVITYSVGPNNLLNTGKGSIIDFTALAMAVLRSYGIPTRVVLGFYGVSIGNNTYVFSPETNILWDESFVNGWVMFTPYPIPSKSTLGVNLADIASSVIVGLALVLPWIIGYLIYVLISHVRAR